From Candidatus Binatia bacterium, the proteins below share one genomic window:
- a CDS encoding DNA repair exonuclease yields MKFIHCADLHLGSPLRGLARAEDAPVDEIRAAPERALDNLVDYALAEAVAFVVIAGDLYDGDWSDYRIGLRFARAMSRLREADVAVYLLYGNHDADSRLTRGVPLPENVHVFGNTRPRTFVNDDLGVALHGQSFKTATTTDNLALAYPPPRRGLFNIGVLHTALDGRDGHAPYAPCSARQLAGHGYDYWALGHVHRRDVVHTDPHIVFPGTLQGRHVNEGGDKGFTVVTVDGDRRSVTALEHVAADVARWATVAVPAGAAATIEDVARRFGAEVERSLGAADGRLLCCRVVVEGRSRAHPALVQRPDALAAALRAVALDVGRDRVWLEQVAVCTSPWQDLAALRIRPDALGALLRDIDALPAGDDDREALRRELARLRPLLTDSVIDGPVLEAVRDEALDPILEAARRYLEAALLDLECGE; encoded by the coding sequence ATGAAGTTCATCCACTGCGCCGACCTCCACCTCGGCAGTCCCCTGCGCGGCCTCGCCCGGGCGGAAGACGCTCCGGTCGACGAAATCCGTGCGGCGCCGGAACGGGCCCTCGACAACCTCGTCGATTACGCGCTCGCCGAGGCCGTCGCCTTCGTCGTGATCGCCGGGGATCTCTACGATGGCGATTGGAGCGACTACCGCATCGGCCTGCGCTTCGCCCGCGCCATGAGCCGGCTGCGCGAGGCCGACGTTGCCGTCTACCTTCTTTACGGCAACCACGACGCCGATAGCCGCCTCACCAGGGGCGTGCCCCTGCCGGAAAACGTGCACGTCTTCGGCAACACCCGCCCTCGAACCTTCGTCAACGACGACCTCGGCGTCGCCCTGCACGGGCAGAGCTTCAAGACCGCCACGACGACCGACAACCTCGCACTCGCCTATCCGCCGCCGCGCCGCGGCCTGTTCAACATCGGCGTTCTGCACACCGCCCTCGACGGCCGCGACGGGCATGCCCCCTACGCTCCGTGCTCCGCGCGCCAGCTCGCCGGCCACGGCTACGACTACTGGGCCCTCGGCCATGTCCACCGCCGCGACGTCGTGCACACGGATCCCCACATCGTCTTCCCCGGCACCCTGCAGGGCCGGCACGTCAACGAAGGAGGGGACAAGGGCTTCACCGTCGTTACGGTCGACGGCGACCGCCGGAGCGTGACGGCGCTCGAGCACGTTGCCGCCGACGTCGCGCGCTGGGCGACGGTCGCCGTGCCCGCCGGCGCGGCCGCGACCATCGAGGACGTTGCTCGCCGTTTCGGGGCGGAGGTGGAACGTAGCCTGGGCGCGGCCGACGGCCGGCTCCTCTGTTGCCGCGTCGTCGTCGAGGGCCGCAGCCGGGCCCATCCTGCACTTGTGCAGCGTCCCGACGCGCTCGCGGCGGCCCTGCGCGCCGTCGCGCTCGACGTGGGACGCGACCGTGTCTGGCTCGAGCAGGTGGCGGTGTGCACCTCGCCGTGGCAGGACCTCGCCGCCCTGCGCATCCGGCCGGATGCGCTCGGCGCCCTGCTGCGCGACATCGACGCCCTGCCGGCCGGCGACGACGACCGCGAGGCGCTGCGCCGCGAGCTGGCCCGCCTGCGTCCGCTGCTGACCGACAGCGTCATCGACGGTCCCGTGCTCGAAGCCGTGCGCGACGAGGCGCTCGATCCGATCCTCGAAGCCGCGCGTCGTTACCTCGAAGCCGCGCTGCTCGACCTGGAGTGCGGAGAGTGA
- a CDS encoding putative toxin-antitoxin system toxin component, PIN family, producing MKPVVLLDTNVWVSALLNPAGAPARVVNLWRDGAIDVVAALPILEEIRDVLCRPRIRQKYKIGAARVDAYLQLIAARTSIVPVTGALTLCRDPDDDPILETASVGNAEYLVTRDDDVKRDLDLIRHMKAPGRPGCERFPVPRQIRPVMRTTPCAS from the coding sequence ATGAAGCCCGTCGTCCTGCTTGACACGAATGTCTGGGTTTCGGCTCTCCTCAACCCGGCGGGGGCACCCGCCAGGGTGGTGAACCTGTGGCGAGACGGTGCGATCGACGTGGTGGCAGCACTGCCGATTCTCGAGGAAATCCGCGACGTCCTCTGCCGACCGAGAATCCGCCAGAAGTACAAGATCGGCGCTGCCAGGGTTGACGCCTATCTGCAATTGATCGCTGCGCGAACGAGCATCGTCCCGGTTACTGGTGCGCTGACGCTCTGCCGCGACCCGGACGACGACCCCATTCTCGAAACGGCCAGTGTGGGCAACGCCGAGTATCTCGTCACGCGCGACGACGATGTGAAGCGAGACCTCGATCTGATCCGGCACATGAAGGCCCCGGGGCGTCCAGGTTGCGAGCGTTTCCCAGTTCCTCGTCAAATTCGACCGGTGATGCGTACGACACCCTGCGCGTCGTGA
- a CDS encoding type II toxin-antitoxin system VapC family toxin — protein sequence MLFCDTSTLAKYYVPETESAAVRVRLDAEDQVVLSELARAELMGVFHRRLRERKWSREVFLTVVRQFSTDEAGGYWTWVPLDGAIVEQVVRTYGSLPEDVFLRTADCLHLVTALRHGFSEIHTHDAHQRNGAGALGLTAVAIE from the coding sequence ATGCTGTTCTGTGACACGTCCACACTCGCCAAGTACTACGTTCCCGAGACGGAATCCGCGGCCGTCCGCGTGCGCCTCGACGCCGAGGATCAGGTGGTGCTTTCCGAGTTGGCGCGCGCCGAACTGATGGGTGTCTTTCACCGGCGCCTGCGCGAGCGCAAGTGGAGCCGGGAGGTGTTTCTTACCGTGGTCCGGCAATTCTCGACGGACGAGGCGGGGGGATACTGGACGTGGGTCCCCCTCGATGGCGCGATCGTCGAGCAGGTGGTGCGGACCTACGGCTCCTTACCGGAGGACGTCTTTTTGCGCACGGCCGACTGCCTGCACCTCGTCACGGCCTTGCGCCATGGTTTCAGCGAGATTCACACGCACGACGCACACCAGAGAAACGGGGCTGGCGCACTGGGATTGACGGCCGTTGCGATCGAGTGA
- a CDS encoding type II toxin-antitoxin system prevent-host-death family antitoxin → MAKKGSITIKQLHARTGEYVRRAGRGRTPLTVTDRGKVVAALVAPRMVPPGRRRRTVLPEYAAFLTRRQSNDILCDLDAVRGDR, encoded by the coding sequence ATGGCGAAGAAGGGATCGATCACGATCAAGCAACTGCACGCCCGGACCGGAGAATACGTGCGGCGGGCGGGACGCGGACGGACGCCGTTGACGGTGACCGACCGCGGCAAGGTGGTCGCGGCGCTGGTTGCGCCGCGGATGGTGCCGCCGGGACGTCGGCGGCGGACGGTGTTGCCGGAGTATGCCGCCTTCCTCACTCGACGGCAGTCGAACGATATCCTGTGCGATCTCGATGCCGTGCGTGGCGACCGCTGA
- a CDS encoding ammonium transporter: protein MDTQTLNSGDTAWMLVSTALVLFMMVPGLALFYGGLVRTKNVLSVLMQCFALTALVTVLWVLYGYSLAFDATGMNPDGGGRAAVIGGLAKVFLRGIDVNSMQGTIPETVFVAYQAMFALITPGLIVGAFAERMRFSAMLVFSAIWFTFAYTPVCHMVWGGSGALMAHFGVIDFAGGIVVHITAGVAALVAALVIGARQGYPHTQMMPHNLTMTAAGTGMLWVGWFGFNAGSALAANGTAGMAALVTHISPCVAALTWMAIELIKFRTASMLGFATGAIAGLAAITPAAGTAGPAGAVCIGLASGAACFLGATSIKRWGGYDDSLDAFGVHGVGGFVGTVLAGIFAASELGGSVADLHVGRQFVVQIGCALAAAAWSAVVAFAALKVAGALVGLRVDDAAERSGLDLSLHNESGYNY from the coding sequence ATGGACACTCAGACTCTCAATTCCGGCGACACCGCGTGGATGCTCGTATCGACGGCCCTCGTGCTCTTCATGATGGTCCCCGGCCTGGCGCTTTTCTACGGCGGACTCGTGCGCACCAAGAACGTGCTGTCGGTGCTCATGCAGTGCTTCGCCCTGACGGCACTCGTCACGGTGCTGTGGGTGCTGTACGGGTACAGCCTCGCCTTCGATGCCACCGGCATGAACCCCGATGGCGGCGGCCGGGCGGCGGTGATTGGCGGACTGGCCAAGGTTTTCCTCCGCGGCATCGACGTCAATTCCATGCAGGGAACGATCCCCGAAACCGTATTTGTCGCGTATCAGGCGATGTTCGCCCTCATCACCCCGGGCTTGATCGTCGGGGCATTCGCCGAGCGCATGCGGTTCTCGGCAATGCTGGTGTTCTCGGCAATCTGGTTCACGTTCGCCTATACGCCCGTTTGCCACATGGTGTGGGGCGGGTCGGGCGCCCTGATGGCGCACTTTGGTGTTATCGACTTCGCCGGCGGAATTGTGGTTCACATCACCGCGGGCGTAGCGGCGCTGGTCGCGGCGCTGGTCATCGGGGCGCGGCAGGGATATCCGCACACCCAGATGATGCCCCATAATCTCACCATGACGGCCGCCGGCACCGGCATGCTCTGGGTGGGTTGGTTCGGCTTCAACGCCGGCAGCGCGCTGGCGGCCAACGGCACGGCGGGCATGGCGGCGCTGGTGACCCACATCTCGCCCTGCGTCGCCGCGCTCACCTGGATGGCGATCGAACTGATCAAGTTCCGCACCGCCAGCATGCTCGGCTTCGCCACGGGCGCAATCGCCGGCCTCGCGGCGATCACGCCGGCCGCCGGTACCGCGGGGCCCGCCGGTGCCGTGTGTATCGGCCTCGCCTCCGGCGCCGCGTGCTTCCTGGGTGCAACGTCAATCAAGCGCTGGGGAGGGTACGACGATTCGCTCGACGCCTTCGGCGTGCACGGCGTCGGCGGATTCGTCGGCACCGTGCTGGCGGGTATCTTTGCCGCGAGCGAACTCGGCGGATCGGTCGCCGACCTGCACGTCGGCAGGCAGTTCGTCGTCCAGATCGGGTGCGCGCTGGCCGCCGCCGCCTGGTCGGCGGTGGTGGCCTTCGCGGCGCTCAAGGTCGCCGGCGCGCTGGTGGGCCTCCGGGTCGACGACGCCGCGGAACGCTCCGGACTGGACCTCTCGTTGCACAACGAGTCCGGGTACAACTATTGA
- a CDS encoding ATP-binding protein produces MVERRGFLDRLAAAVRRAPVTALLGPRQCGKTTLASAFCEGRTATRFDLESEPDLRRLQNPEMVLGALEGLVVLDEIQVRPELFGVLRVLVDRPKSRSRFLILGSAAPTIVRRASESLAGRVELVELGGFDLGETGAAALDTLWLRGGFPRAFLASSDDDSLAWRDGFIRTFLERDIPQLGITIAAAAMRRFWTMLAHYHGQTLNASELARSMSLSDKTIRAYLDILTGTFMVRQLQPWFENVGKRQVKAPKVYLRDSGLLHALLGLGDRDALLAHPRVGASWEGFAVEQVVRAIEPPEAYFWATHGGAELDLLFVHRGCRYGVEVKFSEAPVLTASMRIALHDLRLEHLWVVYPGTSRHTIDARVTAWPLREVTALPSQLPRR; encoded by the coding sequence ATGGTGGAACGTCGCGGGTTTCTGGACCGGCTCGCCGCGGCGGTTCGGCGGGCACCGGTCACCGCGCTGCTAGGTCCGCGCCAGTGCGGAAAGACGACCCTCGCAAGCGCCTTCTGCGAGGGTCGGACGGCGACGCGGTTCGATCTCGAATCGGAGCCGGACCTGCGGCGGCTGCAGAACCCCGAGATGGTTCTGGGCGCCCTCGAAGGCCTCGTCGTGCTCGACGAGATCCAGGTTCGTCCGGAACTGTTCGGCGTCTTGCGAGTGCTCGTCGATCGGCCGAAGAGCCGCAGCCGATTCCTCATCCTCGGTAGCGCCGCGCCGACCATCGTGCGGCGCGCATCGGAGTCGCTGGCGGGTCGCGTCGAGCTCGTCGAGCTCGGTGGGTTCGATCTGGGTGAGACGGGCGCGGCCGCGCTCGACACGCTCTGGCTGCGCGGCGGATTTCCGCGTGCCTTTCTCGCCTCCAGCGACGACGATAGCCTCGCCTGGAGGGACGGGTTCATTCGCACCTTCCTGGAACGCGACATCCCGCAACTGGGCATCACCATCGCGGCGGCCGCGATGCGGCGGTTTTGGACGATGCTCGCGCACTATCACGGACAGACGTTGAACGCCTCCGAGTTAGCCCGGTCGATGAGCCTCTCGGACAAGACAATCCGCGCGTATCTCGACATCCTCACCGGGACGTTCATGGTACGCCAGCTCCAACCCTGGTTCGAGAACGTCGGCAAGCGGCAGGTCAAAGCCCCGAAGGTCTACCTGCGCGACAGTGGCCTGTTGCATGCTTTGCTCGGGCTGGGCGACCGAGATGCCCTGCTCGCGCACCCGCGGGTCGGTGCGTCGTGGGAGGGATTCGCGGTGGAGCAGGTGGTGCGAGCGATCGAGCCGCCAGAAGCGTACTTCTGGGCGACCCACGGCGGTGCCGAGCTCGATCTGCTCTTCGTCCACAGGGGGTGCCGTTACGGCGTCGAAGTAAAGTTCAGCGAGGCGCCGGTGCTGACCGCATCGATGCGGATAGCGTTACACGACCTGCGGCTCGAACACCTGTGGGTCGTGTACCCCGGGACCAGCCGGCATACCATCGACGCTCGCGTCACCGCCTGGCCCCTGCGCGAAGTGACCGCGCTCCCGAGCCAACTGCCGCGGCGATGA